Proteins from one Actinomycetes bacterium genomic window:
- the coaBC gene encoding bifunctional phosphopantothenoylcysteine decarboxylase/phosphopantothenate--cysteine ligase CoaBC, which translates to MATVVVGVGGGIAAYKVPSLVRQFTETGHDVTVVPTAAALNFVGEATWAALSGNPVSTEVWDRVHEVNHVAVGQRADLVVIAPATADLIARAAVGRADDLLSATLLTATCPVLFAPAMHTEMWQHPATAANVATLRERGVTVMAPAIGRLTGSDSGPGRLPEPEEIYRSAIKLLGPQDLAGVRVVVSAGGTREPLDPVRFLGNRSSGRQGYALAAGAARRGANVVLVSANVALPAPTAVTVVSVETAAELAGAVQQHAASADIVTMAAAVADFRPADVSDVKLKKDSAVEPTAIALERNPDILRALVANKSEGQTIVGFAAETGDEAAAVIEYGRKKLAAKGCDLLVVNDVSGGAVFERAENQVIILDRVGGQQSLPRADKSRIADQVWDAVIAFRRSAP; encoded by the coding sequence ATGGCCACCGTCGTCGTAGGAGTAGGCGGAGGTATTGCCGCCTACAAGGTGCCATCGCTGGTCCGCCAGTTCACTGAAACTGGTCACGATGTCACGGTAGTTCCCACGGCCGCGGCGTTGAACTTTGTTGGCGAGGCCACCTGGGCCGCGCTGTCTGGCAATCCGGTCAGCACCGAAGTGTGGGATCGAGTTCACGAAGTTAATCACGTCGCAGTAGGGCAGCGAGCAGACCTAGTCGTGATAGCCCCGGCCACCGCTGATCTGATCGCTCGTGCTGCCGTCGGCCGGGCCGACGATCTACTGAGCGCGACATTGCTGACAGCCACCTGCCCAGTGCTGTTTGCCCCCGCGATGCACACCGAAATGTGGCAGCACCCAGCAACCGCTGCCAACGTTGCAACCCTGCGCGAGCGGGGGGTGACGGTCATGGCACCTGCTATCGGTCGGCTCACTGGCAGCGACTCTGGGCCAGGCCGGCTGCCGGAGCCGGAAGAGATCTACCGCAGCGCTATCAAACTGCTGGGGCCGCAAGACCTGGCTGGTGTGCGGGTCGTTGTGAGTGCGGGTGGCACTCGCGAACCACTCGACCCGGTGCGATTCCTCGGCAACCGATCCTCCGGCCGACAGGGATACGCGCTAGCCGCGGGAGCGGCTCGCCGGGGTGCGAATGTGGTTTTGGTCAGTGCCAACGTGGCCCTGCCAGCACCTACCGCGGTGACGGTAGTTTCGGTAGAAACTGCTGCGGAGTTGGCAGGTGCGGTACAACAGCACGCCGCCAGCGCGGACATTGTCACCATGGCAGCGGCCGTTGCTGATTTCCGGCCGGCTGATGTCAGTGACGTCAAACTCAAGAAAGACTCTGCAGTCGAACCCACCGCGATCGCCCTGGAGCGAAACCCCGACATCCTGCGCGCATTGGTGGCCAACAAGAGCGAGGGGCAGACGATTGTCGGTTTTGCCGCTGAAACCGGTGACGAGGCTGCCGCGGTTATTGAATACGGTCGGAAGAAACTAGCAGCCAAGGGCTGCGATCTGCTGGTGGTTAATGACGTGTCCGGGGGCGCAGTATTCGAACGGGCCGAGAACCAAGTGATCATCCTGGACCGAGTTGGCGGACAGCAGTCGCTGCCGCGCGCTGACAAGTCGCGAATAGCCGATCAAGTCTGGGATGCCGTGATCGCTTTTCGGAGGTCGGCGCCGTAG
- the metK gene encoding methionine adenosyltransferase, with protein MTKRLFTSESVTEGHPDKMADQISDAILDDLLRQDPGSRVAVESLLTTGQVHVAGEVRTQGFADVIEIVRQVVLDIGYDSSVKGFDGDSCGVSVSIGKQSPDIAQGVDDAMEERVEHSADPLDAQGAGDQGLMFGYACRDTDQLMPLPISLAHSMSYALSRVRHDGLLPYLRPDGKTQVTIEYDGDKPARVDTIVISTQHARDVSLEGMLTPDLRKHVVETVLAEYGLASDGFRLLVNPTGKFEIGGPMGDAGLTGRKIIVDTYGGMARHGGGAFSGKDPSKVDRSAAYAMRWVAKNVVAAGLADRCEMQVAYAIGKAHPVGLFVETFGTESVPTDQIVTAVKDTFDLRPAAIIADLDLLRPIYQQTAAYGHFGREKPDFTWERTDRADALARAVRG; from the coding sequence ATGACCAAGCGACTGTTCACCTCGGAATCAGTCACCGAGGGGCACCCCGACAAGATGGCGGACCAAATCAGCGATGCCATCTTGGACGACCTGCTGCGACAGGATCCCGGTAGCCGGGTCGCGGTCGAGTCACTGCTGACCACTGGTCAGGTGCACGTGGCTGGCGAGGTCCGCACTCAGGGTTTTGCCGACGTCATTGAGATTGTGCGCCAGGTTGTGTTGGACATCGGGTACGACTCCTCGGTCAAAGGATTTGACGGGGACTCTTGCGGGGTGTCGGTGTCTATTGGCAAGCAGTCGCCGGACATTGCCCAAGGCGTCGACGACGCTATGGAAGAACGGGTCGAGCACAGCGCTGATCCGCTGGACGCCCAGGGCGCGGGCGATCAAGGTCTGATGTTTGGCTATGCCTGCCGGGATACTGACCAACTGATGCCGTTGCCCATCTCATTGGCCCACTCGATGTCCTACGCACTGTCCCGAGTGCGCCACGATGGCCTGCTGCCGTACCTGAGGCCCGATGGCAAAACCCAGGTCACCATCGAGTACGACGGCGACAAGCCTGCCCGGGTGGACACCATCGTGATCAGCACGCAGCATGCCCGCGATGTCTCCTTGGAGGGAATGCTTACCCCCGATCTGCGCAAACACGTTGTCGAGACCGTCTTGGCCGAGTACGGCTTGGCCAGTGACGGCTTTCGCCTGTTGGTCAACCCGACCGGCAAGTTTGAGATCGGCGGTCCCATGGGAGACGCGGGTTTGACCGGACGGAAGATCATCGTGGACACCTACGGCGGCATGGCCCGCCACGGCGGTGGCGCCTTCTCCGGAAAGGACCCGTCCAAGGTGGACCGATCCGCCGCCTACGCCATGCGTTGGGTGGCCAAGAACGTAGTCGCCGCAGGTCTCGCCGACCGCTGCGAGATGCAGGTTGCCTACGCCATTGGCAAAGCTCACCCGGTGGGGCTGTTCGTGGAGACCTTCGGTACCGAATCGGTGCCGACCGATCAGATCGTGACCGCGGTCAAGGACACCTTCGATCTTCGGCCAGCAGCGATCATCGCTGATCTGGATCTCCTGCGTCCGATCTACCAGCAGACGGCTGCCTACGGGCATTTCGGTCGCGAAAAGCCCGACTTCACCTGGGAGCGGACCGACCGGGCCGACGCGTTGGCCCGCGCCGTCCGCGGCTGA
- the def gene encoding peptide deformylase: protein MPVQEIRLFGDPVLRTPAVPVETFDKELRRLVKDLTDTMQEASGAGLAAPQLGVGLRVFTWFVDNEVGHLVNPSLDLSEDLQEGEEGCLSIPGIYADTRRSFGVVAKGFNMHGEPVAIEGTELLARAIQHETDHLDGILFIDRLDPEQRREAMKLIREADWFGQDKPVIKQSPHRISGKWL from the coding sequence GTGCCCGTACAAGAAATCCGGTTGTTTGGCGATCCGGTGCTACGCACCCCGGCGGTTCCGGTGGAGACCTTCGACAAAGAGTTGCGCCGACTGGTCAAGGATCTCACCGACACCATGCAGGAAGCCTCCGGGGCCGGTTTAGCCGCTCCGCAGTTGGGGGTGGGGCTGCGAGTGTTCACCTGGTTCGTGGACAACGAGGTGGGTCACTTGGTGAATCCCTCGCTGGACCTGTCCGAAGACCTGCAAGAGGGCGAGGAAGGATGCCTGTCGATTCCGGGCATCTACGCTGACACCCGCCGCTCGTTCGGCGTGGTGGCCAAGGGCTTCAACATGCATGGTGAGCCGGTCGCCATCGAAGGCACCGAGTTACTGGCCCGCGCCATCCAGCATGAGACCGATCACCTCGACGGCATTCTGTTCATCGATCGACTCGATCCTGAGCAGCGACGGGAAGCCATGAAGTTGATTCGGGAAGCTGACTGGTTCGGTCAAGACAAACCGGTCATCAAGCAAAGCCCGCATCGCATCTCCGGTAAATGGCTGTAG
- the fmt gene encoding methionyl-tRNA formyltransferase — MRLVFAGTPQTAVPSLQRIIDSSHEVAAVLTRPDARTGRGKKLSRSPIALLADDANIPVLQPSTVRDEDFLAELAELQPDAAPVVAYGGLIPPAALATPTHGWINLHFSLLPAWRGAAPVQYAIWHGDDVTGACTFRLEEGLDTGPIFGTLVEPLQPSDTAGEVLERLAESGADLLLATLDGIETGQLVAQSQPAEGVSLAPKITVADARIDWTLPAMAIERQLRALDPAPVAWTTFRDDRVKIFTAELLREADSLPPGELQPAGRNTWQIGTGTHPLQLGEVQAAGKKRMAAADWLRGIADATGDAMQ, encoded by the coding sequence ATGAGACTCGTCTTCGCTGGCACCCCGCAGACAGCGGTTCCGTCGCTACAGCGCATCATTGACTCCAGTCACGAGGTAGCCGCAGTATTGACCCGCCCGGATGCCCGCACTGGACGTGGGAAAAAGTTGTCCAGGTCGCCGATCGCGCTGCTTGCTGATGACGCCAACATCCCGGTACTGCAGCCGTCCACGGTCCGCGACGAAGACTTCCTCGCAGAGTTGGCTGAGCTGCAACCGGACGCGGCTCCGGTGGTTGCCTATGGCGGGTTAATTCCACCGGCGGCGCTGGCAACCCCGACCCACGGCTGGATTAATCTCCACTTCTCGTTGTTGCCTGCCTGGCGGGGAGCGGCCCCGGTGCAGTACGCAATCTGGCACGGGGACGATGTCACCGGAGCCTGCACCTTCCGCTTGGAAGAAGGTCTGGACACCGGTCCCATCTTCGGCACGCTGGTGGAGCCGTTACAGCCGAGTGATACTGCCGGGGAGGTCCTGGAGCGGTTGGCGGAATCGGGTGCTGATCTACTGCTCGCCACCTTAGACGGCATCGAGACTGGACAGTTGGTCGCGCAGTCGCAACCAGCAGAGGGCGTCAGTCTGGCGCCCAAGATCACGGTCGCTGATGCGCGCATTGACTGGACCTTGCCGGCGATGGCCATCGAGCGACAGTTACGAGCACTTGATCCCGCTCCCGTTGCCTGGACCACTTTTCGTGACGACCGGGTGAAGATCTTTACCGCGGAGTTGCTGCGGGAAGCCGATTCGCTGCCCCCCGGTGAACTACAGCCAGCCGGCCGCAACACCTGGCAGATCGGGACCGGTACCCACCCGCTGCAACTGGGCGAGGTGCAAGCTGCTGGCAAGAAACGGATGGCGGCTGCCGATTGGCTACGTGGCATTGCGGATGCGACCGGGGATGCGATGCAATGA
- a CDS encoding rRNA cytosine-C5-methyltransferase → MSRRPSRSRRRGSPSAEVDQPRLVAYSLLRQVADQQAYANLAMPKLLKERSLGGTDAAFATELAFGTLRLQGRYDAIIALCSSRPLAQIDERVLDVLRLGAHQLLAMRVPDYAAVNSSAAMIRRVGRSGAAGFVNAVLRRIAGTDLTEWLQQIPPDPQQDPDGHTFAAESHPRWIGTALADSLATQQARAELPELLAANNRAAPVTLVARPGRMDTADLLAMAEGEPGQWSPWAVRNSGDPGRIATVRDGRVGVQDEGSQLVTLAWSRAEVTGTDDRWLDMCAGPGGKTAILAGLAAQKQAELVAVEQHSHRAELVRQALPPDSEAEVLVADSRELTAGAGFSRILLDAPCTGIGAVRRRPELRWRRTAADLPGLRQLQTELLNHAVALLRPGGVIGYITCSPHLAETDDIIAAALTQHDELRQLPAAELLPEVPDATAGYAVRLWPHRHDTDGMYLAVLQRRG, encoded by the coding sequence ATGAGTCGCCGTCCATCCCGGTCGCGTCGGCGGGGCTCCCCGTCTGCTGAAGTAGACCAACCCCGACTGGTCGCCTACTCGCTGCTGCGACAGGTTGCTGACCAGCAGGCCTACGCAAATCTGGCCATGCCGAAGCTACTCAAAGAGCGTTCGCTTGGTGGCACCGATGCGGCTTTCGCTACCGAGTTGGCCTTCGGCACGCTACGACTGCAAGGTCGCTATGACGCGATCATTGCGTTGTGCTCCAGTCGGCCACTGGCGCAGATCGATGAGCGAGTTCTGGATGTGCTGCGATTAGGGGCTCACCAACTGCTGGCCATGCGAGTTCCGGACTACGCTGCTGTCAACTCCAGTGCCGCGATGATTCGTCGAGTGGGTCGCTCCGGTGCGGCCGGCTTTGTCAATGCAGTGCTACGCCGCATCGCAGGTACCGATTTGACCGAGTGGCTGCAGCAGATTCCGCCTGACCCGCAGCAAGACCCCGACGGCCATACCTTTGCCGCCGAGTCTCACCCGCGCTGGATCGGAACCGCCTTGGCTGATTCACTGGCCACGCAACAGGCCCGAGCGGAACTGCCCGAGTTGTTGGCGGCCAACAACCGAGCGGCACCGGTGACGTTGGTGGCTCGACCGGGTCGCATGGATACCGCCGACTTATTAGCCATGGCTGAGGGGGAGCCAGGGCAATGGTCACCATGGGCGGTGCGCAACTCTGGAGATCCGGGTCGGATCGCCACGGTGCGGGACGGTCGCGTGGGGGTACAAGATGAAGGCAGTCAGTTGGTGACGCTGGCGTGGTCCCGAGCCGAAGTGACCGGCACAGATGACCGTTGGCTAGACATGTGCGCCGGCCCGGGCGGCAAAACCGCAATCCTGGCCGGATTGGCGGCCCAAAAGCAGGCAGAGCTAGTGGCGGTGGAGCAGCATTCGCATCGGGCGGAGTTGGTTCGGCAGGCGCTGCCACCAGACTCCGAAGCGGAAGTACTGGTTGCCGATAGTCGCGAGCTGACCGCCGGTGCTGGTTTCAGTCGGATTCTGCTCGATGCCCCTTGCACCGGGATCGGCGCGGTGCGCCGCCGCCCGGAACTGCGTTGGCGGCGAACTGCGGCGGACCTGCCTGGGCTGCGGCAATTGCAAACGGAGTTACTGAATCACGCGGTCGCGCTGCTCCGGCCGGGTGGCGTAATCGGCTACATCACCTGCTCACCCCACCTCGCTGAAACTGATGACATCATTGCCGCAGCGTTGACCCAGCATGATGAATTGCGGCAACTCCCGGCAGCCGAGTTACTCCCTGAGGTACCGGATGCAACAGCTGGGTATGCGGTGCGGTTGTGGCCACATCGGCATGACACCGACGGGATGTATCTGGCTGTCCTGCAGCGCCGCGGTTGA
- the rpe gene encoding ribulose-phosphate 3-epimerase, which produces MGMQISPSILASDFAVLADECRRVSSADWLHVDVMDNHFVPNLTLGLPVVDSLLQHVIQPIDCHLMIEDPDRWAPAYAEAGAKSVTFHAEAARAPIRLARELRAQGARAGMGLKPATPVEPFADLLPEIDMLLIMTVEPGFGGQKFLDVVVPKIRKARDLIAGSDVDVWLQVDGGVSADTIGICAEAGADVFVAGSAVFDTDDPDETVRKLRAMATEAYSD; this is translated from the coding sequence GTGGGCATGCAGATATCGCCAAGCATCTTGGCCAGTGACTTCGCCGTACTAGCTGACGAGTGCCGCCGGGTCTCCTCGGCGGACTGGCTGCACGTAGACGTGATGGACAACCACTTCGTGCCCAATCTGACACTGGGATTGCCGGTGGTGGATTCACTGCTGCAACATGTCATCCAACCGATTGACTGCCACCTCATGATCGAAGACCCCGATCGGTGGGCGCCCGCCTATGCCGAGGCTGGCGCCAAGTCGGTCACTTTCCATGCCGAGGCGGCGCGTGCACCTATTCGCCTCGCTCGAGAGTTGCGCGCCCAAGGCGCTCGAGCCGGGATGGGACTCAAGCCGGCGACCCCGGTAGAACCGTTCGCTGACTTGTTACCGGAGATTGACATGTTGTTGATCATGACGGTGGAACCAGGATTTGGTGGGCAAAAGTTCCTCGACGTGGTGGTGCCAAAAATCCGCAAGGCGCGGGATCTCATCGCCGGCAGCGACGTGGATGTGTGGCTGCAAGTAGACGGTGGCGTCTCCGCAGACACGATCGGCATCTGTGCCGAAGCTGGTGCAGACGTGTTCGTGGCTGGTTCTGCCGTGTTCGACACGGACGATCCCGATGAAACTGTTCGAAAGCTGCGCGCCATGGCTACGGAAGCCTACTCAGATTGA
- the ribD gene encoding bifunctional diaminohydroxyphosphoribosylaminopyrimidine deaminase/5-amino-6-(5-phosphoribosylamino)uracil reductase RibD — MQRALDLARQSPDPRPNPRVGCVILSAAGEPLGEGWHDGPGAPHAEIVALRAAGAAAHGATAVVTLEPCNHTGRTGPCSQALIDAGVARVMFAQADPNPEAAGGAAALRAAGIQAEGGLASESARAVNPTWTFAMTHQRPHVRWKTAATLDGRVAAVDGSSRWITGPAARADVHQLRAQVDAVMVGNGTLFADDPELTVRLADPAESVPQPLRVVVGQRAVPAAAKARMAEPMSNFVHIPNRQPGYALAELFRRGAHSVLLEGGPTLARAFLRAGLIDAITWYTAPALLGAGREVVPSLGIATIDAALRFTVTDVRQVGEDVRIDMEPGTDPERG, encoded by the coding sequence ATGCAGCGGGCCCTCGATCTGGCCCGGCAGTCGCCCGATCCGCGACCCAACCCGCGGGTTGGTTGCGTAATCCTGTCGGCTGCTGGCGAACCGTTGGGGGAAGGCTGGCACGACGGCCCCGGAGCGCCGCATGCGGAGATCGTGGCCTTGCGGGCTGCTGGGGCTGCTGCCCATGGGGCTACGGCGGTGGTAACGCTGGAACCCTGCAACCACACCGGTCGGACTGGACCCTGTAGTCAGGCGCTCATCGATGCTGGCGTGGCTCGGGTGATGTTTGCGCAAGCCGACCCCAACCCGGAAGCGGCGGGTGGTGCTGCAGCCCTGCGGGCTGCCGGGATTCAGGCGGAAGGCGGGTTGGCGTCAGAATCCGCCCGGGCGGTCAACCCGACTTGGACCTTCGCCATGACCCACCAGCGGCCGCATGTGCGGTGGAAGACCGCTGCCACGCTGGATGGCCGCGTAGCCGCAGTAGATGGCAGCAGTCGGTGGATAACCGGTCCCGCCGCCCGCGCGGATGTCCACCAACTGCGGGCACAGGTAGACGCAGTGATGGTGGGAAACGGCACGCTGTTTGCTGATGATCCGGAACTTACGGTGCGACTAGCCGACCCGGCTGAGTCGGTGCCGCAGCCACTTCGCGTGGTGGTGGGGCAGCGAGCGGTACCGGCTGCTGCCAAGGCGCGGATGGCCGAACCGATGTCCAACTTTGTTCATATTCCCAACCGGCAGCCTGGCTACGCGCTCGCCGAACTGTTCCGTCGGGGCGCCCACAGTGTGTTGCTGGAAGGTGGTCCTACCTTGGCGCGGGCGTTCCTGCGAGCAGGACTAATTGACGCCATCACGTGGTACACCGCGCCCGCCTTGTTGGGTGCAGGACGTGAAGTAGTGCCATCGTTGGGGATCGCGACCATCGACGCGGCATTGCGGTTCACCGTTACCGACGTCCGGCAAGTAGGGGAAGATGTTCGCATCGACATGGAGCCGGGAACTGACCCGGAAAGGGGCTGA
- a CDS encoding riboflavin synthase, whose product MFTGIVREVGRISRLQPLETGQVRLTVAAEQVLDGAQLGDSVAVNGVCLTVAEQQSDGFTADVMAETLRRSTLGGLASGSAVNLEPAATPATALGGHIVQGHVDGTGSVLQREPSGDFDEITIGLSPDLARYTVEKGSIAVEGVSLTVAAIGDDERGSWFRVALIPATLQHTTLGGLSVGDDVNLEVDVLAKYVERLLPGADS is encoded by the coding sequence GTGTTCACCGGAATCGTGCGCGAAGTGGGTCGGATATCCCGCCTGCAACCGTTGGAAACTGGCCAGGTGCGGTTGACCGTGGCTGCGGAGCAGGTACTGGATGGCGCCCAACTGGGCGACTCCGTTGCTGTGAATGGTGTCTGTCTCACCGTGGCTGAACAGCAGTCAGATGGATTTACTGCCGATGTGATGGCTGAAACATTGCGGCGTTCGACACTAGGGGGTCTAGCGTCTGGCTCCGCGGTGAACCTGGAGCCCGCGGCTACTCCTGCTACCGCTCTCGGTGGTCATATCGTGCAGGGCCACGTGGACGGGACCGGATCGGTGTTGCAACGGGAACCTAGCGGTGACTTTGACGAAATCACCATCGGATTGTCACCAGACTTGGCCCGCTACACCGTGGAGAAGGGCTCGATCGCGGTGGAAGGCGTTTCGCTGACCGTGGCTGCAATAGGAGATGATGAGCGTGGCTCGTGGTTTCGGGTCGCGCTGATTCCCGCTACCTTGCAACACACCACCCTCGGCGGACTATCAGTCGGGGATGACGTCAACTTGGAGGTCGATGTGCTCGCCAAGTACGTGGAGCGGTTGCTGCCAGGGGCGGACTCATGA
- a CDS encoding bifunctional 3,4-dihydroxy-2-butanone-4-phosphate synthase/GTP cyclohydrolase II, which translates to MLDPVSEAVAAIGRGEAVVVVDDADRENEGDLIFAASRATPDLTAFMIRYTSGVVCVPMPADQLDRLELPPMTVVNEDAKQTAYAVSVDARDGVTTGISAADRAHTIKVLADSATESWELTRPGHVFPLRAVPGGVLRRAGHTEAAVDLARLARLTAAGAIAELVNEDGSMMRAPQCREFANEHGLPMISIADLIAYIRTTETQVERVVETQLPTEFGDFRAVGYRSTIDGQDHIALVAGDVGDGQDLLVRVHSECLTGDALGSVRCDCGPQLHTALKAVADEGRGIVLYLRGHEGRGIGLLQKLHAYRLQDGGRDTVDANLDLGLPADAREYGTGAQILADLGVRTVRLLTNNPAKRAGLEGYGISIVERIPLVVGHNEYNQGYLRTKQQRMGHEIAQEW; encoded by the coding sequence GTGCTGGATCCCGTGAGCGAGGCGGTGGCCGCCATCGGCCGAGGTGAAGCCGTTGTGGTCGTGGATGATGCCGACCGCGAGAACGAAGGCGACTTGATCTTCGCCGCAAGTCGGGCCACCCCGGATCTCACTGCCTTCATGATCCGATACACCTCCGGCGTGGTGTGCGTACCGATGCCAGCGGATCAACTAGATCGGCTGGAGTTGCCGCCGATGACTGTGGTGAACGAAGACGCCAAGCAGACCGCGTACGCCGTGTCGGTAGATGCTCGTGACGGAGTGACCACCGGTATTTCCGCCGCAGACCGGGCGCACACCATCAAGGTTTTGGCGGATTCCGCCACCGAGTCGTGGGAACTGACTCGACCCGGACATGTCTTTCCGTTGCGGGCGGTCCCTGGCGGTGTGCTGCGGCGGGCGGGACACACCGAAGCGGCCGTGGATCTTGCTCGCCTAGCTCGCCTGACTGCGGCGGGTGCTATTGCCGAATTGGTCAATGAGGACGGTTCGATGATGCGAGCCCCGCAATGTCGGGAGTTCGCCAACGAGCACGGGTTGCCGATGATCTCCATCGCGGACTTGATCGCCTACATCCGCACAACGGAAACCCAGGTGGAACGAGTAGTCGAAACCCAGTTGCCGACCGAGTTCGGCGACTTCCGAGCCGTTGGCTATCGCTCTACGATCGACGGCCAGGACCACATTGCGCTGGTTGCTGGTGACGTTGGTGACGGTCAGGATCTGCTGGTGCGAGTGCATTCCGAATGTTTGACCGGTGATGCGCTGGGCTCGGTGCGCTGCGATTGTGGGCCGCAGTTACACACCGCCCTTAAGGCGGTGGCGGATGAGGGGCGCGGCATTGTGTTGTATTTGCGCGGCCACGAGGGGCGCGGCATCGGCCTGCTCCAAAAACTGCACGCCTATCGGTTGCAGGACGGCGGTCGCGACACTGTGGACGCCAATCTCGACTTGGGGCTACCCGCGGACGCCCGCGAGTACGGCACCGGTGCCCAGATCCTGGCAGACCTCGGTGTGCGCACCGTGCGATTGCTCACCAATAACCCCGCCAAGCGGGCTGGTTTAGAGGGCTACGGTATTTCCATCGTGGAACGGATCCCGCTGGTAGTGGGTCATAACGAGTACAACCAGGGCTACCTGCGCACCAAGCAGCAGCGCATGGGTCACGAGATTGCGCAGGAGTGGTGA
- the ribH gene encoding 6,7-dimethyl-8-ribityllumazine synthase, translating to MSGAGAAGRDVEATGMRIAVVAASWHDEVMSGMLAGAQRQAKQAGATVEVFRVPGSFELPVAAQRAAQADFDAVVALGVIIRGGTPHFDYVCNAATEGLSQVALNSGVPVGFGLLTCDTIEQALDRAGLPSSTEDKGGEAVAAALATAITLQDIGSAKRPYSGFTPS from the coding sequence ATGAGTGGAGCAGGGGCGGCCGGTCGGGACGTCGAAGCAACTGGAATGCGAATCGCGGTGGTGGCGGCGTCCTGGCATGACGAGGTGATGTCCGGGATGTTGGCTGGTGCCCAGCGGCAAGCGAAGCAAGCCGGTGCCACGGTGGAGGTTTTTCGGGTTCCCGGTTCATTCGAACTGCCCGTCGCCGCGCAACGAGCAGCGCAAGCAGACTTCGACGCGGTGGTTGCCCTAGGCGTGATTATTCGCGGCGGTACCCCGCATTTTGACTATGTGTGCAACGCCGCTACCGAGGGGCTTTCCCAAGTGGCGCTCAATAGCGGCGTGCCGGTGGGCTTCGGATTATTGACCTGCGACACGATTGAGCAGGCCCTAGACCGGGCCGGGCTGCCGAGCAGCACCGAGGACAAAGGTGGCGAGGCGGTAGCCGCGGCATTGGCCACAGCAATCACCCTGCAGGACATCGGCAGCGCAAAACGGCCTTATTCTGGTTTCACACCGTCTTAG
- a CDS encoding phosphoribosyl-ATP diphosphatase translates to MKTVEVLFAEIQQRAQERPAESRTVELLDAGVHEIGKKIVEEAAEVWMAAEYEGPQRTAEEISQLIYHLEVLMVAQGVSLSDVYECL, encoded by the coding sequence GTGAAAACTGTTGAGGTACTGTTTGCCGAGATTCAGCAGCGCGCCCAAGAGCGGCCCGCGGAATCCCGCACTGTGGAACTCCTGGATGCAGGGGTACACGAGATCGGTAAGAAGATCGTGGAAGAGGCGGCCGAGGTCTGGATGGCGGCCGAATACGAGGGTCCACAGCGCACCGCAGAGGAGATTTCTCAGTTGATCTATCACTTGGAAGTGTTAATGGTTGCCCAGGGTGTGTCATTGTCCGACGTCTACGAATGTCTGTGA
- the hisG gene encoding ATP phosphoribosyltransferase: MLKVALPNKGQLSEPAKAMLAEAGYRGSRNPRDLVITDRENGVEFFLLRPRDIATYVGSGILDLGITGRDMLADSGAEADEVLQLGFAPSTFRLAAPAGTVADVAGMAGRRIATSYPELLQAYLTAVGLTAEVVSLDGAVENAVRLGVADAVADVVDTGTTLRQAGLELVGEPVLISEAVLIRRADAPADAEVDTFIRRLQGVLTARNYVLVDYDIPLQHVEKACELTPGLESPTVSPLHEEGWAAVRAVVPKNQAHRIMDQLVELGGRGILVTAISACRL, translated from the coding sequence ATGCTGAAAGTTGCGCTGCCCAATAAGGGTCAGTTGTCCGAACCAGCTAAGGCGATGCTCGCTGAGGCTGGCTATCGTGGCAGTCGAAATCCGCGAGATCTGGTGATCACCGACCGCGAAAACGGCGTGGAGTTCTTCCTACTGCGACCGCGAGACATCGCCACCTACGTCGGTTCCGGGATTTTGGACCTTGGAATTACCGGTCGGGACATGCTGGCCGACTCGGGGGCTGAGGCCGACGAGGTACTGCAGCTGGGTTTTGCCCCGTCTACGTTTCGGCTGGCAGCGCCGGCGGGAACGGTGGCTGATGTTGCGGGTATGGCCGGACGAAGAATCGCCACCTCCTACCCCGAACTATTGCAGGCCTACCTGACTGCAGTCGGCCTCACCGCTGAGGTGGTGTCACTAGATGGCGCGGTGGAGAACGCCGTGCGGTTGGGAGTGGCGGATGCGGTAGCGGATGTGGTCGATACCGGAACTACCTTGCGGCAGGCTGGCTTGGAGTTGGTGGGTGAGCCCGTGCTGATCAGTGAGGCGGTGCTGATTCGCCGTGCGGATGCTCCCGCCGACGCCGAGGTAGACACCTTCATACGTCGCCTGCAGGGGGTGTTAACTGCTCGTAACTACGTCTTGGTGGACTACGACATCCCGCTGCAGCACGTGGAGAAAGCCTGCGAACTCACCCCGGGCTTGGAATCGCCCACGGTATCGCCACTGCATGAAGAGGGCTGGGCGGCAGTCCGAGCGGTAGTGCCGAAGAATCAGGCCCATCGGATCATGGACCAACTGGTGGAACTAGGCGGGCGTGGCATCTTGGTGACTGCCATTTCCGCTTGCCGACTGTAG